The nucleotide window GTATAGAAAAATGACCTTAAGTTAACAAACTTTAATAATCCTATAATTATCCCTTCAAATATCCCTACAATTATCCCTTCAAATATCCCTTCAAATATCCCTTCAAATATCCCTTCAAATATCCCTTCAAATATCCCTTCAAATATCCCTACAATTATCCCTACAATTATCCCTTGAAATATCACCTCAATAAACACCATTGATAAGTCCTTAAGTTTCAATTTCAATGAACATGTTGAATAATGCCTTCAATTAAACAGTATTCTTAACAATGTTAATGTTGGTTCTAATTACAACAAGCTTTAACTAAAAGAATTTTTAATTTCCTACAATAGTTTTTAAAAAAATTCCGAGGCAAATAAAAAATGGAGATAAGTAACGAAAATTCCGAGATTTACTACCGAGAGGAGCTCCACTCTATCAAGGAAGAAGTAACATCCCTCCGGAATGAGTTCTCACGGTTTTTGCAGAGAGCAAATCAGCAACATATTGAAGGGATGATTGAGGAGATGAGAAAAAGTTTCATGAAGCCCATGGTAGACTATTTATGTGAGGACGCAAGCGATAGAATGAATACGTGTATGACAGCAGACTGCGGGATGCGGGATTTTTGTGAAAAGGCTTTTCGAGAGTTTCTGCAAGAAACCGCAGGGCTTGTTGGAAGAGGCAGGATCGAAACTGAAACAATAAAACTTTACCAGGACAAGCTGGCAGAATTAAAAAAGGAAGCAAAAACCTCAAACTGCAGCAGATGTTTTTCGGAAGCTACGAACGTTTTTGAAAAGCAGGTCAAACTTATGCGTTCGCTCCAGATTTATGAAGAAGAGGACGAAGAGGACAAGAAAATAGATATTAGCGAACTCGAGCCTGAAAAACTGGTCACTGAAGTTTGCGAGCCGATAGCAAACCGACAGCGTCTCATTATGCTCAAAGCGCTTTCAGGAGAAAGCAAAACGTTTTCCGAACTTTCTAAACTTACAGGCCTGCGTGGCGGAAACCTGCTCTTTCACCTCCAAAAACTGCTTGAAACAGGAATGGTTTTACAGCGAAACGAACGGGGAGATTATATCATTACCAGGAAAGGCTACTCCACTCTGCAGGGACTTTCCAGAATCTATTCTGAAATTGAGAAGGAATAAAGAAGCAAAGGCAGCCAAAAGCAGTATTTAGTAAAAAAGCAATTACAGGGAAAAAACAGTCAATGAAAAGCCAATGGCAAGGAAAACCCAGTCAATGAAAAGAATAACAAGGAAAAAGCAATAAGAAAACAGTATAAAGACAGTAATAACCAGTAAAATTATAAAGCCAATAAATTGGCTTAAATCAAACAAATTATTCCAGTAGTCATTTTAGTCGTCAGACACTTTAACTGTCAACTATTTGCTGCTAGTCACTTTGGCCGTCAAGCACTTTAGCCATCGTTGTTTTAGCCATCGTTATTTTAGCCATCGTTATTTTAGCCATCGTTATTTTAGCCATCGTTATTTTAGCCATCGTTATTTTAGCCATCGTTATTTTAGCCATCGTTATTTTAGCCATCGTTATTTTAGCCGTCGTTTCCTATTGCGTTAACCGGACAGGTTTCTAACGCTTCTTCGCAAAGTTCTTTTTCTTCGTCATCTTCAGGCTGCTTATATACATAAGCATTGGAATCATCATCGTTCATCTTAAAATTCTCAGGCGCAGTATCTACACAGAGATGACAGGCTATACAGCTGTAGTCACAATAATAAGGTCCTGGAATATTTTCAACAACTTTATCTGAGCTATCGGCTATACTTCACTCCCCCATTGTGTTTATTTTACAATAAGAGTAATTAAGAGAATTTTTATATATAGCTTAACATTCCAAAATAAATTTTTTAGTGAATTGAATTTCTCGAGAAGTTACGCAATCCTGTACATCTTAATGCATATCAAAAAGGCCTGGTTTAGTAACTAGCCAGTTTAGTAATTATTCATATAGTTTTTTGAATTTTTCACTGTTGTACATTTGTCTCAAAACCTGAAAACAATCTGGTTAAAACTTGAATTACCCTTTTCATTATTTCATGTTTTAGTGAAGATTCTCATCCTCATTGAGAATCTTCAGGAGCTCGATAATCGAATACGAAGCTCGGGTAATTCCCATGCTGCGTTTATCAGTATCGGTACCCACTACATAGAGGTTTCGAACAGGAGTTCGAATATCTGCAAACTTTCCATTAATTGCGACTGCAGCTTTTTCTGGGACCATTATCTGTTCGTGCTGCATATCGATATATTTCTCAATGTTCGGATGGGCATGGAAAATTGTATCGTAGGCTTTTTTTGTCTCCTCTTCTTCACTTTTATTTTCATCGATCACGAAGGAAAAGCCTATAAGCTGCTTATTCTTTGGAGCAAGCGAAGGATCATAGTTACTTATAGGAGTTGCCCAATAGGCAAAATCCTTGAACCAGATCTCTGAGCCTGTGTAGTTGAAATTGGGAAACTCTTTTTCAAGTCCAAGCCAAATTGTCAGGCTTTTACTATGAACAATTCCCTTGAGGTCTTTAATATACTCTGTGGGAAGATCCCTTATCAGCATGGGAAGCTCGGTTGCAAAACCTGTGTAGACAACAAGTTCAGAGTTATATATCTCATCGGCTTCCACGCCTGAAACCTTTCCGTCCTGTACAAGGACGGATTTAACCTCACATTCCGTTTTGATTTCCACAGTTTCCGGAAGTGAGTAAAGAATGGCGTTGAGCAGGGCTTTTAAGCCTTTTCTGGGATAACCCTGAGAATCATTTACATCATTTGTTGCAAGCCTTTCCAGGGATGCAAACGGCTGAGTAACTCTGGTCATTCTTGCCTGAAGAGAAGCATGAAGATGATACGGAAGGATTGAGGCAAGGATAGATTCTGTAGACTGGGATTTTTTCGGTTCCATTTTACCTATCATGACATCAAACTGCTCCTGAGTAATACTATCCCTTACAAAATTACTGCCATACAGGATACGTTGAGCTGAGGTCTCCTTCATAGGTTTTCCTGAAAGTGAAATAGACATTGTGTCCACAAAATCATAGGTGTCTTTTGAAAGGCTTTTTGGCAAAAAATCGTATACTGCTCGGTCTGAAAGATCTATTCCGAATGAAGAAAGAGTAAAAGCTTTTGTAAGGGTCTGGGAAAGCAAAACTCTGTCCTTTCTAGGAAGCACATCAAAAGTAACGAAATCTTTGAGATTGGAAGGAACTTTGACAAAAGTATTTTCAGTTCGAATATAGTAGTACCCGTAGTCTTCAAATATAGGTAGATAATCAAAATAATTGTCCATCAATCTCTTCAGGGGTCCTTCAATCAGATGGGTTATCGCATGTACTCCTGTATCTACCTGATAGCCCTCTACCATGTAGCTATTGCAATTTCCTCCAATATGCTGCCTTTTCTCAAGAACAAGGACCTTTTTTCCGTGTTTGGAAAGTGTTAGAGCTACTAAAAGCCCGCTTATGCCCGCCCCGACAACAACTACGTCATACTTTTTCATTTTCAAAACAACCTCTATTTTTACGCCCTATATTTTCCCGTGAGGCTAATTTCTAGCCACTATAACCAATGTGACTGTTTTAATGTGATTGTTTTAATGTGATTGTTTTAGTGTGACTGTTTTAATGTGACTGTTTTAGTTATTATTACTACTCATAACTTGCTGATAATTTTAGAATTTCTCTTCGAATTTTAACTTTATGGAGACTCTTTATTAACAAAAGTTTGCCTGGTCACAGGTGAAATCAACATAAATATCTGAGAATACTAAATATTGTTTCTATTTATTATTACTATTTGCTAAAAAAGTATTAAGCACATATTTTATCTTGAACGGAATGTTTACAGATAGACTCGTTCCTTCTGCTAAAGCATGACCCGGTTTTTCCCGTTTTTCATTCTGTCAGAAGAATAGGTGTTAGCACATAATGATTTTCGGAAAACTGCGTTAAAACTTTATAGAAAGACACAGGAAGCAGAAATCTTTTTTGGTCAGATTTTTCGCTTTTCGAGCATTCTATCTGGTTATTATTTCCTTTTTCATTATTAGCTGAACCAAACCCATTCCTTGATTAACTCTGTGAACTCAAGTTATAACTTTTTGACGTCCTCATACGCTCCGAAAAGCAATAAAAGTACATAAATTAAAATAGTAACAGAAAGTAAAGGTTTATGGCTCTTATGTATTCAGCTCATTAAATATCTCTCATAGTTGGAGGTCTGATTTTTCTTATATTCCTCCTACTGTTTTTGAATCTGTATAAAAACAGTCTTATTTCATATTCTCTCAGGCTTTGCAGCTGGATCTGCGGGATGGCGATCAGTTCGGATAGTCCCTGGGTCAAAATGCTTGTGCTTCATCTCGTATTTTTTATTCGACTTCTTATGTATCTTGCTATTGTTTCCCTCGAGCAGGTTGATAAGTTAACTGCCAGAAGACTTTTGAAGCATTATATCTCAGGTACCAGAACTGTCCTTTCTGAGTATATACTCTCTTTCCTTCACTCTCCGGAAGCGATTGAGAGGCATATTCACAGCCTTGAGGCTGAACCTGTAAACCGGAAAGATCAATATTTGAGAAAGAACTCTTTAAGAAGTAGTCTCTCTAAGAAGTAGTCTATTTAAGAAATATTCTCTTTAAGAAGTAGTCTATTCAGGAAGTAGTCTCTTTAAGAAATATTCTCTTTAAGAAGTAGTCTATTCAGGAAGTAGTCTCTTTAAGAAATATTTTCTTTAAAAAGTAGTTTTTTAAGAAAACAAACTCTCTAAACCAGTTTTTTCCTTTTAAAGTTTATTTGTTTTCTATTTTTAATTTCTTCTTGTATATGTCTCACCTTAACTTTATTTTGCGGGGTCACTGCAGGCTGTTTTTTGTCTATCTGGCTTGTTTCTCGATTTCTCAAACTATTTATGAACATCATTTCTTTCTGTCCGGGTATTTTCATAATATCTACCTAATAATAACATATACAGGAGGATTCCGGTCCATTTTTTGGAATTTCAAGTTATCAGTTAGATTTAATAATCCTTTCAAGGTAAAAGGAAAACGTTGTACGTTTTATATAGCTGGAGAGTATATTTTGTTCGAATGATTTAAGGCCCAATGACCGTTGTACCGTGAAGCTTAAGGTAGCGAGTTCCTTTATTTCCAAAATTTGGAGAGTATCACATTGAACATTACATTAATCGGCATGGCAGGAGCGGGAAAAAGTACTATAGGGAGAGCACTTGCTAAGCGCCTTGGATATACTTTTATCGATGTGGATCATCTGATAAGGGAAAAAACAGGAATGCCCCTCCAGACTCTGATCGATAAAGAGGGAGATCTGGCTTTTATCAGGTTTGAAGAAGAAGCCATTCTAAGGCTCGAGCAGGTGGATAGGAGCGTTATTTCTCCTGGTGGGAGTGTAATTTATTCCGAAAAAGCCATGACTCACTTAAAAACAATTTCAAAAATAATTTTTCTGGACACTGCATTCAGAAGCATTGCCAAAAGGCTTCCCAACGCAAGAAAAAGGGGCATAGTAGGACTCAGGGATAGGAGCCTGAAAGAACTTTTTGAAGAAAGAATGGTTCTATATCAGAAATATGCCGATTTTTCAATAAAGCTCAACGGAAAAGAAAATATTCAAGAAATCACTGAAAAGATCATTGAACTCTGTTTTGAGGAGAATACCTGAGACTATGACTCAAATTGGTTTATTAAGGTTTTCAGTTGTGTTTTAACATAGTTGCTCTTTCTAAGTTAAGGTTTTTAGATCGATATGTTATTTAATTTTCTACAGAGATTTAATTTTGCATGAAAGTAGATGAGGATATCTTCCTCACGTGCTCTCTTCACCTTCTTTTTCCATTATCGCAAATATTTCACTAATTATTTTTATTCGTTCATCAACCGAGAATATCTCAGTCTCAACAATCTTCCTCTTTTGAATTTTTCCCTTTTTATATCCAGTTCCATCTTCGTACATCTCATCGTTTACAATAAGATGCCATATTATCGTTGCAATTTTCCTTGCCAGGGCAATTATTGCCTTGGCATATCCAATTGATTTCTTTTTTCTGTTAAAAAATTTTTTAACTTACTGTTATTCTTTCTTGCTGCTGCTTAAGAAATCTGCATCAGAATCCATCTTGCTTCCTTTGATTCTCTCTTTGTGATTCTACCTTTGTGGTATTTATCTGCAGATTGATACACATTAGGAACCCCAGACCAAGCCAGGAAGCAAGCTTATTTCCAGAAGAAAAATCCTTAAAATTACCTATTTCAGCAAGTAGAATTGCCGCACCAAGTTCCCCTATACCTGGAACTGACATTAAAATTTCCATTTCCCTTTTATACTTTTTATAAGCATAATTGAAAATTTTTTTCTCTAAAGTTTCGATCTCATCATCAAGACTCTTTATGAGTCTCAGACAGATTTGAAGCCTTAATGCAGCACTTTGAGAAATTTCTTGATCAAGAATATCTCTTATCTGAGCAGCTTTTTTCCGAACCTTCGATGGTGCATGTTATTTGAAGAATTTCATGTACGTTTTCTAGATATCTCCTAGAAGGCCTCCTATGATACCAATTTCTTTGCAAATATTCAAGCATTCAAAATTGAGAATTTGAAAGAGAAGAAAGATATTAAGAAATATCAGAGGTTCTTTTTATTCTCGGAGCTTATCTCAGCGTTTTCCCGAATTAGCTTGCCTTCAGAATACCGATATATTGCAAGCTCGCCTGTGGAAAACCTGACTTTCCTGATATCCTCATCGGAAATCCCTTCTATATGTTTGACCAGAGCCCTCAAACTGCCCTGGTGGGCACAGACCAGCACATTTTTTCCTGCATTTACAGCAGGCAGGATTTTCTCCTTGAAATAAGGTACTGCACGTTCATACACGACTTTGAGACTTTCTCCTTCAGGTGGGCCTGGCTGAAAGTTCCACCTCCAGGAAGCAAGTTTTTCGGCTCCGTATTTTTCTTCCATCTTCTGCTTTTTTCTTCCCTGCAGCTTCCCGTAGTAACGTTCATTTAAAGAAGGCGTGAAATAAATCGGGATAAGTTTTTCGCCTAGTTTTTCAGGATAAGAGTACCAGTTCGTTTTCCCTGGATTTCCTTCATTCTCCATTTTCTCATGGACGACAACACCTGTTTTCTTCTGCCCGGATAATATTAAGAAAAGAGTTTCCTGCGTTCGGACAAGGTTTGAGGCAAAAGCAAGGTCCAGCTCGAATTTTTCAAGCTCTGCTGCACACTGAAGAGCCTCTTCTATCCCTTTCCTGCTGAGAGAAATGTCCACCCAACCGGCAAGCCTTTCTTCGGGCTTTAGTCCAGGTTCTCCATGCCTTACAAGTATAAGATGACCCATAAAACAATCCTCCATATAATCAGTTTCTATAGCCAGGAGCCAGTAAGTGTAGCTAGAAACCAGTAAGTGTAGCTAGAAACCAGTAAGTGTAGCTAGAAACCAGTAAGTGTAATTAGAAGCCAGTAAATATGGCCAGAAGCCAGCAAATACAGCCAGAAACCAGTAAACCTTATGGTTTATTACATCTTCGGTGAAGACCTGAACTCAAGCCGGATATTGTATAGAAGGTGCCAGAGATCACCTTTTTTTTCCATTCTTTCCGCATCAGTTACAGCTCCCTGCCCTTCGAGCTCAAATCTGATACTGCACTTCCCGAAGGTAACTTTTCCAAGCCTGCTTTCCATCCTGCTATAATCAAGGGCATCGGCAAGCCGGATAAGGGCAGCTACTTTAAGGGTAAGCTCCTGAAGATCTTCAGGCATTTTCTCAAAATTTTTTTCTTTAAGTTTCTCAATTTTCTCTTTGCCTGCACTCTTTTTATGCAGGAAAGCCGTCCAGGCAATAACAGGCCTGAGTCTTTCAGGCACCTCTAAAGGCGGGTGAAGGAGTAAAATGTTCCTTCCTGTTTTATGATGATTCTCAAAATCGGTTTTTACTCCGATATCGTGGACAAGAGCAGCTGTTTCTACCAGGTTTCTCATTTCGGGTTTCAGTCCGTGTATAGAAGCAAGAATGTCAAAGAGCTTAAGAGCGTTCCTGGCCACGTTATCGGCGTGGCTGCGTTCAATTTCATAAATACTGTAGAGATCCTCCAGAGGCAACGGCTCAGGACGAAGGTCTTTCTCAAGTCTTTTATGTTTCAATGTTTTCACGTTTGAATCTTCATCTGGCTGATTACTTCCTAAAGGTTTATTAGCCGAACTAGGATTAAAACCCCCTTTAGATATGAGTTAGACCTCCTTTATACATGAGTTAAACCTCCTTTCTATATGAATTAAAATCTCTTTCTATTTATTTCTTATATTTATCTACATTAATCAAATTAATAATATTTTCATCCCAAATTTAAAATAAATGCAATAGAACAAATAAATTAGCAAAGATTGCAAATTTAAAATCAGGTCAAAAATTATTTTTTTTACGGTCGCTTGTTAAGGATGCCTTCTTTTTCTCAACCCGCTCAAGAAGAGCTTTTCCAAGGTTTGAATACTCTTTTTTCACAATCTTTTCTTTTTTCACGGTTTTTTGGGCAAAAATGGCCTCTTCTTCTTTGTTATCAAAGAAGCTTGAAAATCGGTCAAAAAGTAGAATTGAAGCTTTAAGTATCTTTTTCTGACCTGAAAGATCTCCAGAGGATAATTCTCCTGCACGTGTGAGAAGCCCTGCGAATTGTTCAAAGATCTCGAGGAATTTCTGACTTTCAGCCTGCTCCTTGACTTCATCTGTCATTTTTGAAAGGTATTGCTCACTTTCAAGCTTTGCTATGCCAGGCCTGTCACTGAAAAGAATGAATAATAGGGCCTGATAAAAAGGATAATAGAATTCCGGAATATGGGGGCCAATAGAGGCTTCGGATGCTTCTTTAAAGTAATTGACGGCTTCTTTCAGCCCGAAAATATAAGTAGCTTCATTTTCCGCCCTTAGTGCTCTCCAGAAAGAAGCTCTTCCAAGCGAACGGAAAGCATACCTTCGGACATAAACGTACGGATTGTCAGTAAGCGCCTGCAGATCTCTCCAGGCCTGGGTTTTATCAGTCATATAAAAAAAAGAAGGTCCAAGGGCCCGTGTTGCAGCCCTTTGAACAAAACTATCGCTATGATCGGAAAAACTCAATAGGTCCTTCCAGGCTTTTTCTTTATCCGGCACTTCTTTATAGCCTGAAGAGAGGGCAAGAATCGCTCCTTTCCTAACTTCCCGATCTTCAACTGATACAAGCTTTACAAGCTCGTTCCAGGCTGCCTGCTTATTTTCACAATAGGCAAAAGCAGCAGCAAGAAGTTCTGCAGCTTTCCTCCTGAGCTGAGTATCCTGGCTTTCAGTAAGCCTCACAAGGTCGAAAAAAATTGTGGATTTTCCCTCAACCTCTGGAAAGACTTCCGAAAGCCAGTCTGCAGCATTCCTTCCGGTGCCTGTCTCCTCCTTTCCGGCCAGGTTAAGGAGTTCGTTCCAGCTATCCTGTGTTTTGCCTGTATATAGGGAATAATCAGCAAACAAGTCCTTCGTATTTTTTCTTTGTATGTGCTCTTTGCTCTCTACTTCAGGCCTGGAATAATCAGAGACAGGATTTTTAAATAGGCCAGAAGCAGGCTTTTTGTTTCTTTTTTCTTCAATCCGGACACTGCTACTTTTTTCTCCTGATTTTCCTTTTTCTCTGAATTTACCTTCTTTCCGGAGTTTGTTATCTCCTCCTGACTCATGCTTTTCCCACGTTTCATCCTGCTTTCCAGAGTTACTTTTCTCCATTTTATCCTGCTCTCCGGAATTACTTGTTCTTATCTCTTCCAACCCCTTGCCTGCCTCAGGTATACTGCATAACTCTGGATAAACAGAAGCAAGTGTATCCGCAACCTTTCGGAGCAAAGGACTATCCTTGGTTTCAGCCAGGAGTACAAGCTCGGAATATGTCTCTCTCCTGGAGAAAACGTGTGGAAATACCTTAATGGAAATGTTAACCGCTGTACTCTGCACGGCTTCGTCCTTGTCTTCAGAAAGTTCGAGGAGTTCCTCCCATCGTGAGTCTTTGTTATCCAGCCCTGGAAATAAGGATACAAGAGCGTCAGCGGCCATGTTCCTGACATAATCATCTCTGGATTTTGCCAGGTTCAGGAAATCAGCCCATATTTTTATTTTGTCCGGCATCTCAGGAAAGATAAAAACCAGGGCATTGATAGCCTGCCTTCGAATATACTCATTCTCGTCTTCTGTAAGCCTGAGGATGTCGTCCCAAGCCGTTTTTTTATCAGGGAGATGAGAAAAAACCGAGGGTAAAGCCAGAAGGGATTCTTTCTGGACCTCAGGGTTTCCTGATACTGCAAGTTCCATTAGAGTCTCAAGGGTTTCATCCTTCATCTCATCTGGCATTTGCGTGTAAATAATTCCGAGAGTCCGGGCGGCTTGCTCCCTTACCTTTTCATCCGCAGATTCGCTAGCCAGTTCAAGTACTTCGTTCCAGGCTTTTTCTTTTTCTTCATCCACCAGTTCAGGAAAAACAAGGCTCAAAAGCAAAGTCGATTTCTCCCGTACATAAGAATGTTCTGATGTTCCCATTTTAAGCAGATCCTTCCACACCTGCACCTTATCAGGGACTTCTTTTATTAAATACTGAAACGAGCTGACGATTTCCCTGTTAACATCTTCCATGCTTGATCTGGAGTTTATCAGCCCGACAATGTCTTCCCACGCTTTATTTTTGTCCGGCATAAGGGAAAATATGCTTACCAGAGCACTGGCTGCAGTTATCATTACGGATTCTACTGGATAGGCTGTCAGATTCACAAACTTGTCCCACACAAGCTTCTTATCCGGCACATTAAGAAAAATCATTATAAGAGAATTAACGGCTTCTTCCCTGACTGCATCGTCTTCGTCAGAACAAAGCCTTAACAGATCTTCAAAAGCCTGTCTTCTGTCAGGCAAAACCTCAAAAAAAGTCCCCAGTTGCTTTACAGCTTTTATTCTATCATCCGAAACCTGACTGAAGGTCTTGTTATGTATCTCTGGCTGCTCACTCAAGAATTCCCACCAACTTTGCTCTAGTGTCGTCCTATATAAATATTCTTTATTTACAATATCACAATCTGGCAGGTTTACTCATATAAGTATTGATTCTGGATTTTAGCTGGAAGTAAAAATTATTAAAGTGAAACCTGCAGTTAACCGCAGCTTATCATAGAATTAATTGCAATCACGATTGGAATATTTTACTCAAAATAATTTCACGTTTTCATTTTCTGCTATTGCAGTTATGTAACGTGCACAGATGTATGTGCACAGATGACTTACTATTCTAGTTCAACTTTGAATTTGCTTCATTTTACATGGTCACTTTCATTGCTAAAACTGAATCGGACTATAGCGAGGCTAGAAATAGACTAAACAAAACAACGTAAAATCATACACAGGCAGCAAGAAAAATTGATAAAAGCAAAAAATAAAATTAGAAACTTCTTATTATGCATGACAGTTCTTCAATCTACAGCTTTCTATTTTCTAAGTTTTTCAAAAGTAAATATAAAATGATAATGATAAAAATCATTGTGTATATTTCAGGGATTCCCAATTCAGTAAAACTTTTTAAAAGTAAATTTGGAGACATATTCCTCCTTTTATTAATTGCTTTTATGAGTTGTTTTTATGAGCTGTTTTTATGAGCTGTTTTTATGAGCTGTTTTTATGAAATATTTTTATGTGTTGTATCCTGAAATGGTTTTGCATATTCAAAAATAGTAGAAGGTTGGTACACGATACAACATCAGGCGACGCAAAAAGTAAGTAGCGAGTAATATGGACGAAACTGGATTTTTCAAATAGTTTTATGTCATTATTTGAATTTTATTTATCTATTCCTGCTCTGTTTCTACTCTATTTTTTACAATTTATGTTAATTCAAACAATACTGACCAGATGAAAAAGAAGGACACCAAACGAAAATAAAAATCAGAGAATTAAGATATTATATAAATCTATTTTATATCCTTTTTCAGATTTACTTGAAATAGACAATAGCAACTTTAAAAAACATATTTATAGGGCATAAGTACCTCGCTGAGCCCGGGTTAAGTCCCTTTTTTAAGAATGTCTGTAAAGTAGTAATACAAGGAAAAATTATAAAATTAGCACATAAGGCCCTGGAATTTTTGCAAGAAAAATTGAATGAAAGAAAAAAATACCGTTTTAGAAATACCGTTTTTAGAAATTATTTACCAACCCTTTACAAACATATGTAGAAGAATTCAAAAAATCTAAATGATTATATATCAGCACTAACAAGGTCATCTAAACATTTACCATGTACCAGGATAAAAAACGATTTAATATATGCTCTGCAACTTTAATTGTCTTTAGTATTAAGATCTTCCGCTTTACATTGTCTTAGATACTGAGTTAAATGTTCCCCTTCTCCAAGTATAAATAAAAACGACTCAATAGATAATTAAAGTATGTGTAATTATAGTACTTATATAATTGTGAATTATAGTATCTGATGAGGATATTAAAATAGAAGGCTGAAATAATGCGGCAACAGAACTTAATAATTAAACAGCTGGCACAAAAAATAGTAAATTTTATCGAACCTGTCATCCCT belongs to Methanosarcina barkeri 3 and includes:
- a CDS encoding NAD(P)/FAD-dependent oxidoreductase, which encodes MKKYDVVVVGAGISGLLVALTLSKHGKKVLVLEKRQHIGGNCNSYMVEGYQVDTGVHAITHLIEGPLKRLMDNYFDYLPIFEDYGYYYIRTENTFVKVPSNLKDFVTFDVLPRKDRVLLSQTLTKAFTLSSFGIDLSDRAVYDFLPKSLSKDTYDFVDTMSISLSGKPMKETSAQRILYGSNFVRDSITQEQFDVMIGKMEPKKSQSTESILASILPYHLHASLQARMTRVTQPFASLERLATNDVNDSQGYPRKGLKALLNAILYSLPETVEIKTECEVKSVLVQDGKVSGVEADEIYNSELVVYTGFATELPMLIRDLPTEYIKDLKGIVHSKSLTIWLGLEKEFPNFNYTGSEIWFKDFAYWATPISNYDPSLAPKNKQLIGFSFVIDENKSEEEETKKAYDTIFHAHPNIEKYIDMQHEQIMVPEKAAVAINGKFADIRTPVRNLYVVGTDTDKRSMGITRASYSIIELLKILNEDENLH
- a CDS encoding shikimate kinase is translated as MNITLIGMAGAGKSTIGRALAKRLGYTFIDVDHLIREKTGMPLQTLIDKEGDLAFIRFEEEAILRLEQVDRSVISPGGSVIYSEKAMTHLKTISKIIFLDTAFRSIAKRLPNARKRGIVGLRDRSLKELFEERMVLYQKYADFSIKLNGKENIQEITEKIIELCFEENT
- a CDS encoding winged helix-turn-helix domain-containing protein yields the protein MEISNENSEIYYREELHSIKEEVTSLRNEFSRFLQRANQQHIEGMIEEMRKSFMKPMVDYLCEDASDRMNTCMTADCGMRDFCEKAFREFLQETAGLVGRGRIETETIKLYQDKLAELKKEAKTSNCSRCFSEATNVFEKQVKLMRSLQIYEEEDEEDKKIDISELEPEKLVTEVCEPIANRQRLIMLKALSGESKTFSELSKLTGLRGGNLLFHLQKLLETGMVLQRNERGDYIITRKGYSTLQGLSRIYSEIEKE
- a CDS encoding ferredoxin; this encodes MADSSDKVVENIPGPYYCDYSCIACHLCVDTAPENFKMNDDDSNAYVYKQPEDDEEKELCEEALETCPVNAIGNDG
- a CDS encoding histidine phosphatase family protein; translation: MGHLILVRHGEPGLKPEERLAGWVDISLSRKGIEEALQCAAELEKFELDLAFASNLVRTQETLFLILSGQKKTGVVVHEKMENEGNPGKTNWYSYPEKLGEKLIPIYFTPSLNERYYGKLQGRKKQKMEEKYGAEKLASWRWNFQPGPPEGESLKVVYERAVPYFKEKILPAVNAGKNVLVCAHQGSLRALVKHIEGISDEDIRKVRFSTGELAIYRYSEGKLIRENAEISSENKKNL
- a CDS encoding HD domain-containing protein, whose product is MKTLKHKRLEKDLRPEPLPLEDLYSIYEIERSHADNVARNALKLFDILASIHGLKPEMRNLVETAALVHDIGVKTDFENHHKTGRNILLLHPPLEVPERLRPVIAWTAFLHKKSAGKEKIEKLKEKNFEKMPEDLQELTLKVAALIRLADALDYSRMESRLGKVTFGKCSIRFELEGQGAVTDAERMEKKGDLWHLLYNIRLEFRSSPKM
- a CDS encoding HEAT repeat domain-containing protein; this encodes MSEQPEIHNKTFSQVSDDRIKAVKQLGTFFEVLPDRRQAFEDLLRLCSDEDDAVREEAVNSLIMIFLNVPDKKLVWDKFVNLTAYPVESVMITAASALVSIFSLMPDKNKAWEDIVGLINSRSSMEDVNREIVSSFQYLIKEVPDKVQVWKDLLKMGTSEHSYVREKSTLLLSLVFPELVDEEKEKAWNEVLELASESADEKVREQAARTLGIIYTQMPDEMKDETLETLMELAVSGNPEVQKESLLALPSVFSHLPDKKTAWDDILRLTEDENEYIRRQAINALVFIFPEMPDKIKIWADFLNLAKSRDDYVRNMAADALVSLFPGLDNKDSRWEELLELSEDKDEAVQSTAVNISIKVFPHVFSRRETYSELVLLAETKDSPLLRKVADTLASVYPELCSIPEAGKGLEEIRTSNSGEQDKMEKSNSGKQDETWEKHESGGDNKLRKEGKFREKGKSGEKSSSVRIEEKRNKKPASGLFKNPVSDYSRPEVESKEHIQRKNTKDLFADYSLYTGKTQDSWNELLNLAGKEETGTGRNAADWLSEVFPEVEGKSTIFFDLVRLTESQDTQLRRKAAELLAAAFAYCENKQAAWNELVKLVSVEDREVRKGAILALSSGYKEVPDKEKAWKDLLSFSDHSDSFVQRAATRALGPSFFYMTDKTQAWRDLQALTDNPYVYVRRYAFRSLGRASFWRALRAENEATYIFGLKEAVNYFKEASEASIGPHIPEFYYPFYQALLFILFSDRPGIAKLESEQYLSKMTDEVKEQAESQKFLEIFEQFAGLLTRAGELSSGDLSGQKKILKASILLFDRFSSFFDNKEEEAIFAQKTVKKEKIVKKEYSNLGKALLERVEKKKASLTSDRKKNNF